The Oreochromis niloticus isolate F11D_XX linkage group LG13, O_niloticus_UMD_NMBU, whole genome shotgun sequence genome has a window encoding:
- the cyp17a1 gene encoding steroid 17-alpha-hydroxylase/17,20 lyase-like (The RefSeq protein has 1 substitution compared to this genomic sequence), with amino-acid sequence MAWFLCLCVFMAVGLTLLALQFKFRMSAHGSGEPPHLPALPLMGSLLSLRSELPPHVLFKELQVKYGHTYSLMMGSHSVIVINQHVHAKEVLLKKGKTFAGRPRTVTTDILTRDGKDIAFGDYSATWKFHRKIVHGALCMFGEGSASIEKTICAEAQSLCSVLSEAADVGLALDLAPELTRAVTNVICSLCFNSSYCRGDSEFETMLQYSQGIVDTVAKDSLVDIFPWLQIFPNADLRLLKHCVSIRDKLLQRKFDEHKVNYNDHVQRDLIDALLRAKRSAENNNTSEISAESVGLSDDHILMTVGDIFGAGVETTTTVLKWAITYLIHHPEVQRRIQDELDRTVGDSRSPKLTDRGSLPYLEATIREVLRIRPVAPLLIPHVALCDTSIGDFTVRKGTRVIINLWALHHDEKEWKNPERFDPGRFLKSEGTGLTIPSPSYLPFGAGLRVCLGEALAKMELFLFLSWILQRFTLSVPPGHSLPSLEGKFGVVLQTAKYKVNATIRPDWARHKCQAE; translated from the exons ATGGCttggtttttgtgtctgtgcgtgttcatggcgGTGGGCCTCACTTTGTTAGCACTGCAGTTCAAGTTCAGGATGTCTGCACATGGTTCTGGGGAGCCGCCACACCTCCCTGCACTACCACTGATTGGCAGCCTGCTGAGCCTGCGGAGTGAATTACCACCGCATGTGCTTTTCAAAGAACTGCAGGTAAAATACGGACATACATACTCGCTGATGATGGGCTCCCACAGTGTGATTGTCATCAACCAGCATGTGCACGCCAAAGAAGTCTTGCTCAAGAAGGGAAAGACGTTTGCAGGAAGACCTAGAACT GTAACCACAGATATTCTGACTAGAGATGGGAAGGACATTGCATTTGGAGACTACAGTGCTACGTGGAAGTTCCACAGGAAGATAGTCCATGGAGCCCTGTGCATGTTTGGAGAAGGTTCTGCCTCTATTGAGAAGACCA TTTGTGCAGAGGCCCAGTCTCTGTGCTCCGTGCTGTCTGAGGCAGCAGATGTGGGACTGGCCCTGGATCTTGCTCCTGAGCTGACTCGCGCTGTCACCAACGTTATCTGTTCTCTCTGCTTCAACTCGTCCTACTGCCGAGGCGACTCAGAGTTTGAGACAATGCTGCAGTACAGCCAGGGCATTGTGGACACTGTGGCTAAAGACAGCCTGGTAGACATTTTCCCCTGGCTTCAG ATCTTTCCTAATGCGGACCTACGTCTCCTAAAACATTGTGTTTCCATCAGAGACAAACTTCTACAGAGGAAATTTGATGAACACAAG GTGAATTACAATGATCACGTGCAGAGAGACTTGATAGACGCTCTGCTAAGAGCCAAGCGCAGTGCGGAGAACAACAACACATCAGAGATAAGTGCAGAGTCTGTGGGCCTGAGTGATGACCACATTCTCATGACAGTGGGAGACATCTTTGGCGCTGGCGTGGAAACCACTACCACTGTGCTCAAATGGGCCATAACGTACCTCATTCATCACCCAGAG GTGCAAAGACGTATCCAGGATGAGCTGGACAGGACGGTGGGTGACAGCCGCTCTCCTAAACTCACCGACAGAGGCAGTCTGCCTTATCTGGAGGCCACCATTAGGGAAGTATTGCGGATTCGCCCCGTGGCACCACTACTCATCCCCCATGTGGCTCTCTGTGACACCAG CATTGGAGATTTCACAGTGAGAAAAGGAACTCGAGTCATTATCAACCTGTGGGCTCTGCACCATGATGAGAAGGAGTGGAAGAACCCAGAGCGGTTTGACCCTG GCCGGTTCTTGAAAAGTGAAGGCACAGGACTGACAATCCCATCACCCAGCTACCTGCCCTTTGGTGCTGGGCTGAGAGTATGTTTAGGTGAGGCCTTGGCCAAGATGGAGCTCTTTCTCTTCCTGTCCTGGATCCTGCAGCGCTTCACTCTGTCTGTCCCACCAGGCCACAGTCTGCCCAGTCTGGAGGGAAAGTTTGGAGTGGTCCTGCAGACAGCCAAGTACAAGGTGAATGCCACAATCAGACCAGACTGGGCAAGACATAAGTGCCAGGCAGAATAG